The genomic window TTTTTGAACCGCGTTGCGCCAGGGCGTAGGACAAAAATTGCGCGCCAAATTCCCCGACGCCAGGCAACAACCCTAAGGTCAGGCCTATCGTGGTCGAGCGTAGCAAGGTTTTGGGGTAACGGCTAATTTCCACAAAACCTGAAAAATAATTGCGAAAAAATCGCTGTAAAAAATAACTTCCATCACGCCGCCCGGCCTGACCGTCGGGCAACAACCGCCCATGAGCTTGTTCATGCCCATAACCATGCCGCGCGGTTTTTTTGGCCGCTGAATTGGTTGGCGAGGATAAAGCTGTTCCGCCGCGCAGTAAGACGAAGGCCTGCGACATGGAAAATAACCCGATAACCACCGGTATCAACGGAATACCGGCCAACAGCGTCTCATTGCCAAAAACAAAACGCGGCGTATCGAATATCTCATCGATGCCGACCGTGGCCAGAAACAACCCGACCCCGAGCGACAGCAATGATGCCAGCGGGTAACGAACATGCGCCAACAGAACCGACACAATCGCCAGCAACGCCACCATGGCATATTCGGGCGCACCGAAGTAGGTCGCAACCCGCGCCAAATGCGGCGCCAATACCACCAAGGCCATGACGCTAACCATGCCGCCAAAAAAAGAGGCCGAATAGGCTATCGACAGGGCGCGACGCGTTTGCCCGCGCCGCGCCATGGGGTAGCCATCATAGGTCGTTAAGACATTGACCGGTGTGCCGGGCACGCGCATGATAATCGCCGGTATCGCCCCGCCATACCAGGCACCGCTGTAAACCCCGAGCAATAATATCACGCCAGGCAGTGGCGGTAACATCATGCTGTAGGGCAACAGCATCGCCATACAGCCGGCGGGTTCCAACCCGGGCACCGCGCCAACGATAATCCCCAGCATGGCCCCGCCGAGCAAGGCCAAGATAATATCATATTGCAAGATACTATATAGGCTATAATAAAATGTTTCCATGATAGTTATCGATGATTACAAAAAGCGCGCGATATGCTCGCTCAACTTGTCCGGCAGTAATTCCAGCAACAGCGGGTTCGGAAACCATATTTCCAACAGGCCGCGAATCGCCAGCACCAGCAACAACATGGTTAAAAAATTTATTCTTACCCATCGCGCGCCGCGCAAACCGGCCAACCACAAAACAACCTGGCCAAAAATAATCGACGCCAAAGAAAACCCAATATACAAAATCGCCAACAGGTAAAATAAAAACACCATCAGGTATTGCAAGCAATTACCAAGGCCAGCGAAGCTGTTTTTTGCCGCCCGCCAAGATGCTTTTTTCTGCGCGGTTGTAAAAAACCGCAAGGACAACAAAAAACCGGCGAGCGCAATAATAGCCAAGGCAACCGTCGGCATTAAACGCGGCGAGGTTAGCCACAATTTATCATTGGGTTGCGTTTGTGTTTGATAGGGCAACAGGGCAAAAAAAATTATCGCCGCCGCCAACATAAAAAAACCAATCAAGGCCATCGCCGGGTAGGACGCCTCGCCCCCATCCTGCGGTGGTTGCTGGCGCGGTTTGGCGCGTTGTATTTTTTTGCCACCACTGCCACGCCCCAAGACGCCGCGGTAAAAAATATCGCTGAGGGAATAATAAAGCCGCACCCCACCCACCGCCAGCAAAACCTGCAGGATGCTCGCCGCGCCACTGCCAGCTGTATGGTATTTTGTGTTTTTATTGTATGCTCGGGGTTTAGGGGGCTTGTAGAAATCAAGCAAGCCAAGAAAAACCTCATAAACCAAGGCAACGGGTTTAACGCCGTTGCCTTGGTTATGTTGAGGGTGTCCTACCATCGCATTTCCTATCTATTATTGCTTGTCGGTAAAAGACTCTTCGTAAGCTTCTGCGGACAGGCGGGTGGCGGCAACGCCATCTAACCAATAAACCTCGGCCCCAGTTTCGCGGGCTATTTTTTGCGCCCGTGGCGATTGCATCGCCGCCCGCGCCACCGTGCTGATTTTATCGGCTATCGCCGGCGGCGTGCCGCGCGGCACGAACAAACCATTCCATAAGCTTATTTTAAGCCCGGGAACCTGCTGGTCTAGGGTTTTAACCGATGGGAAAAGGCTAAGCGGTTGGTTGCTGTAGGCCGCCAACAATTTAATATCCTTGATACATGGCAACACCGCCCCCATGGTGGTGGTTATAACATCGACATCGCCATTTTTTAACACGGCGCAATCGAGGTTGTCGTAGGTTGCATCCGCGCTGAACGAAAACCTGAGCCGCCGCACCATTTTAAACGTGGCAATGGTGGGAAGGGCGGAATAGCCAAAATGCCCCAACACCACATCATGCCGCTGGGCGTAGGCCGCCAACTGCGCCACATCGTTATAGGGCGCGGTTTTTTTGGTCACCAACGCAAAGGGATAGGTTAGGAAAACCCCGAGCGGCACAAGACTATGTTTATCATATTTGGCATGGCCATTAACAATCTGCGTGCTGACCAAATCCTTAACCAGCGACCCGATGGTGTAGCCGTCGGGCTTGGCATTGGCGACACGCGTCGCCCCTATCACGCCGCCACCGCCGCTGATATTAACCACCCGCGCCGGCACGTGGTAGGTTTTGGTAAATTGGTCGGCGATGATACGGGTTAATTGGTCTTCCAAATCGCCCGGCGGCCAGGGCACAATGAATGTTACCGGTCGTTCGGGGTAACCGGCGGCACGCGCCGATGACACGCTCAATGATGTGCCCAAGAATATCAATAGGGTTACAATGGCCAGAATCATTAGCCGCCCGAGCAACCTAATAACCATCAGCAATAAATTCACACCACGGGGCATCGTTTTTTCGCTCCATCCCAAAGCTTTATATTCCGCCACCACCGCATGACAATCCTCACACGTTAGCGATGATATAACAATCGACAATTGACCATGGACAATTATCCATGGACAGGGGGGACAAGGGACAGGGTGTTACACCATGAAGCTCTCCCAACCAACGAAATGAGGCTTTGCAGGTTTTTCACTGAGGCATTTATTATGCCCGAATGATTGTTTATTATACAACATTTGGCGTAAAAAATCAATGAAAGACTTAGGGCGCGCCATCGCCGATTGCAATTTCTTTGATTCTTTATTATGAAGAATTGCCCCATGCGGCGTTACAAATAACCTTGCCCCTATCATGACCAGCCCAGCATCTCCCACATCTCGCCCAGCCGGCTTGCCCGATGCCTTGCCGAATGTTTTGCCAAATGTTTTACCTGAGGGGATTGACGACCGCTTGCCGCCAGTCGCCTTCGCGCGGCAAAAGGTCATGAGCGACCTGCTACAATTTTTTTATCACCATGGTTATGATTTTATCGACCCGCCGTTGGTCGAATATGCCAACCAAATGGCCGGCCATGGTTTCCAAAATAACTTATCGAGTGGCTTCATCAGCTTTGACCCCCTATCC from Hydrotalea sp. includes these protein-coding regions:
- a CDS encoding tripartite tricarboxylate transporter permease produces the protein METFYYSLYSILQYDIILALLGGAMLGIIVGAVPGLEPAGCMAMLLPYSMMLPPLPGVILLLGVYSGAWYGGAIPAIIMRVPGTPVNVLTTYDGYPMARRGQTRRALSIAYSASFFGGMVSVMALVVLAPHLARVATYFGAPEYAMVALLAIVSVLLAHVRYPLASLLSLGVGLFLATVGIDEIFDTPRFVFGNETLLAGIPLIPVVIGLFSMSQAFVLLRGGTALSSPTNSAAKKTARHGYGHEQAHGRLLPDGQAGRRDGSYFLQRFFRNYFSGFVEISRYPKTLLRSTTIGLTLGLLPGVGEFGAQFLSYALAQRGSKNPKKFGKGSAEGLVASESSISACTATTMVPLLSLGIPTDPLMAMVLSVMLIHNYIPGPQLFIDHPTFLTGLYVALFLVNIFIFILLSLGTSSIMKISKINLKYVGMLVLVLSLVGTYVQGYRLSDCGLAALFALMGWVMLKNNIPGFPLVIGLVLGTLLENNTIRALLINQESPLIFFQRPIAATLLVVSLLGMIIYLRGLYAEVKYNILGHKKIYK
- a CDS encoding tripartite tricarboxylate transporter TctB family protein; protein product: MVGHPQHNQGNGVKPVALVYEVFLGLLDFYKPPKPRAYNKNTKYHTAGSGAASILQVLLAVGGVRLYYSLSDIFYRGVLGRGSGGKKIQRAKPRQQPPQDGGEASYPAMALIGFFMLAAAIIFFALLPYQTQTQPNDKLWLTSPRLMPTVALAIIALAGFLLSLRFFTTAQKKASWRAAKNSFAGLGNCLQYLMVFLFYLLAILYIGFSLASIIFGQVVLWLAGLRGARWVRINFLTMLLLVLAIRGLLEIWFPNPLLLELLPDKLSEHIARFL
- a CDS encoding tripartite tricarboxylate transporter substrate binding protein, yielding MILAIVTLLIFLGTSLSVSSARAAGYPERPVTFIVPWPPGDLEDQLTRIIADQFTKTYHVPARVVNISGGGGVIGATRVANAKPDGYTIGSLVKDLVSTQIVNGHAKYDKHSLVPLGVFLTYPFALVTKKTAPYNDVAQLAAYAQRHDVVLGHFGYSALPTIATFKMVRRLRFSFSADATYDNLDCAVLKNGDVDVITTTMGAVLPCIKDIKLLAAYSNQPLSLFPSVKTLDQQVPGLKISLWNGLFVPRGTPPAIADKISTVARAAMQSPRAQKIARETGAEVYWLDGVAATRLSAEAYEESFTDKQ